tgtttttgagCTGTCAGGGGTTCAAAAATAAGGGCTACACGTACAGCTGTCAGAGCAGCAACCTGACATTTGTCTTCTGTCCAGACTTCTCTGTTATATTTCCATTTCTTCCTTTATTTTATAGTGCAGCCTGACCGGTCAGTGGAAGAATGATCTGGGCTCTAATATGACCATATCTGCAATCTCAGAGAAAGGAGAATTTTCAGGGGCTTATCTAACATCCGTATCAGCTACTAATGAAACCATTTTGACATCACCTCTAATCGGATATCAGCAATTAAATGGTTCTCCATCATTCGGCTTCACTGTCAAGTGGTCATTTTCaagtaaagtattttttttatttaatgatcCCTAAATTAGATTTCGCAATGTATGCAGCCCATGTATTTCAACTATGTCTGACCATCCATCTACACACAAAAAATATCCTTAATGGTGTTTCCAGGAATTAAAGATTGATAAAGAGCGGTTAATGCTTACAAGTGACAGCAACACCTGCCTTGTGCTGATTTACTTCCATCTTTACACTGGATGAAGCAATGTTTTATTCTATAGAGCTCCGGATAGTGATATTGCGAAATAACAAACCCTGGCTTTCTGAAGCCACCGCTAGGGGGTGCTGTAAGATCTATATTGTGGTTGAATTTGAGTGTTGGTGAAAAATATTTGTAGGCAGATAAAATCCTATTTTTGTGTTACTTAGAAACATGTGACTAATGGATTTTCTTTCTTGCTCCAGGCTCTATCTCTGTGTTCACAGGTCAGTGTTTCATCAATGAAACCGGCCAGCCCATTCTGCAAACCGCGTGGCTGCTGAGATCGGAGAGTGGGGATATTAAAGATAACTGGTTGCAAACAAGGTAAACTAATATAAACTGCTGATAGGTTTCACGTTATGATCTAAGGTGACAGTACCTTCTTAAACGTATACTTGTCCACATAAAACACTGCTATACTCTCTATACATCCACTTTCCTATTGCAGTCCTCCCAATAATTATAGTACTCTTGAGAAATACTACTGCCGTGTAAAGACAGGCTGAGTGGCTCCCTAGTACGGCGCTGTATGACCTCCACATGCTTTGTAGAACCTCCACCATTTGCACAGAGATAGTCTTTCCTAGAAACATCTCCATAACATGAAGTGATGATTGAGCACATCTTATGTTTTCTGGAGGTACATGAGGAATTACATTGTAGGCCCCGTGAACCTCTGTGGAAGCCATAAAGAAGCCATGTACAGCACATGTGTcttaaattaaccccttaatgaccagagcagtTTGGTCCTAAAGGACCAGATACTCTTTGGCACTTTTATAcacatgggggacatttattagctCTTATACACCGCTTTTTGACATATTAAAGTCACAGATTGGGTCGCAGGCCATTTTTGCAGCAAAATATGCAAGTTTTCCCTACTCATGCCACTATTCCAGGGTGCCAAGAAAAGGGAGCATGGTGTGGAAAAGGTCTTAAATCTACCctagcaggggagctggtgtggATTTAAGTCTGTTGCATggcctgctggaggaagcgcctgcacctctacataactttggtgcttcCACCAGCAGCACAGAACTTAAGATCGACGtggaaaacgctggtcttaataaatgtctccATAGTTTTTTAATGATTATAGCAGAACGGTTTGGGTTGGCATaggcaatgttttttttccccatattccactatttaattttttttatacataatatGAATATGTTCCCTATGAAGTCATAAAAGACAGGACACCTATTAGACAGATACTGATGGCAAGCCATTAAAGCGAATGGGGCTAggttgcaataccaagaacagccactatacaacgtacAGCACCCTACTTGGTAAGCAGAAAGAAGGCCACAGTGCAACTGTAAGCACCGCTGCCATCTCAAagaactgattggtgggggtcccgggccCCCATACCGGACCCCCATACCGATcggacactgatgacctatctagaggatatgtcatcagtaaaaaaaaacttggaaaagCCCTTTAGCACTTGTTCAAAGATTATTATTGGGTTTATAGAGAATCCCTTTGACAGTGGCAGAATGTTTCTAGAAAAGCAAATATCTATTAGCTCTGGACAACTGTTCTACTCTTTTTGTCTTTACCAGCTATAATACAGAAGGCCCCCTTGTATTTTGGCAAtgtagtttaattattttttgctAACTAAAGTTTCTCAACTTTTTCTTTCAGcgttggttttaatattttttataaattgccATCTGAAAGGTTTTAACTGACAGCACACCGTCCTTGATATCTGGAAAACTTGAATTGAAAACTTTGGAATTTACTACAATTGAGGAGATGAATAGGATAAATAACATTGTACTACTTTAAAATACCAATAAACCATTTGTGCTTCAAACTTTTGCGTGATTTGTGTGCAGGAGATATCCATAAACCCACACAAATATAATTTTCATTGGCAGGGTTCGGCTGGGTCTGATTCCCAGGATCTCCACAGATCAGCCATTTGGAGAGGCCACtatgctcaccagagctccattgcagcttaccaagtacagcacTTAAAAAATGTGTCATTTGATGACAGCCATGCTTGATATTACAGCTCCAGACCATTCACTAAAATGGATCTAAGCTACTCCTATTCAATGGTGAGATCattgttcgtaccgaactttaggatttttggaccccggacccgaacccgaacattttcgtaaaagttcgggttcggtgttcggcgctttcttggcgcattttgaaaggctgcacagcagccaattaacaagcgtcatactacttgccctaagaggccatcacagccatgcctactaatggcatggctgtgattggccagagcagcatgtgacccaggctctctATAAGCTtgggtcacgtagcgctgcacgtcactctgctgttacaagtgtagggagaagatgcggctggacttgtgatttcagggagagcataggagagaatctaactcagcgatctacagacaaatagttgtgtgggtgcagggcactatcgttttaccctgccctgagctcatagACCAGCGGCGGCGGCCactttatgcatgctcagtgcaccagcactgcatctgagcttttgggacattgcaaatcaccatttttggggggcaaactacaacatctgtattagtcagtatgcaatttaaggtagaaatgcacccatcattttctggggtttgaaaaacacattttttttctcaaaaaacagTATatgccagatctgcaagtgtaaaattcaagtttaatatatacagcattcatattctgttagcaaaaaaatactttttgggcaatctacaacatctgtattagtcagtgtgcaatttaagctagaaatacacctatcattttctggggtttgaaaaacacacctttttttttttttccaaaaactgtattttccagatctgcaactgttaaattcaagtttaatatctacagcattcatattctgttagcaaaaaaatactttttgggcaatctacaacatctgtattagtcagtgtgcaatttaagctagaaatacacccatcattttctggggtttgaaaaacacaccttttttgtttccaaaaaaacagtattttccagatctgcaaatgttaaattcaagtgtaatatatacagcattcatattctgttagcaaaaaaagactttttgggcaatctacaacatctgtattagtcagtgtgcaatttaagctagaaatacagccatcaatttctggggtttgaaaaacacacttttttcttcTTCAAAAAACAATATttgccagatctgcaagtgttaaattcaagttaaatatatacagcataaatattctgttagcaaaaaaaaaatactttttgtgcAATCTACAACatatgtattagtcagtgtgcaatttaagctagaaatacacccaccattttctggggtttgaaaaacacagttttttattcttcaaaaaacagtattttccagatctgcaagtgttaaattcaagttaaatatatacagcattcatattctgttagcaaaaaaagactttttgtgcAATCTGCAACATCTGtactagtcagtgtgcaatttaagctagaaatacacccatcattttctggggtttgaaaaacacacttttttttttttttaaacagtattttccagatctgcaagtgttaaattcaagtaaaaaatatacagcattcatattctgttagcaaaaaaaaagactctttgtgcaatctacaacatctgtactagtcagtgtgcaatttaagctagaaatacacccatcattttctggggtttgaaaaacacacatttttttttaaaacagtatttttcagatctgcaagtgttaaattcaagtttaatatatacagcattcatattctgttagcaaaaaaatactttttgggcaatctacaacatctgtattagtcagtgtgcaatttaagctagaaatacacccatcattatctggggtttgaaaaacacacttatttgacaaaaaaaacactattttcaggccttgcagcatcagctcgtgtgaaattacaggcttatatactgctgtcaaattcagttgttaaacaaacagtcGTTTGGACTCCAAAaattttgttggcagcctttgatgcagatgtcatagtgagatacacccttaatacatttgggttacattcagagattttaaataccaccatttggtgcaccaatattgaattcaggcctacagaggttcaggccctgtgagataccccctctacatacagaggtttgaattaggcatttgaaatacagccatttgaaatacagcctttttgtgcaaagatatatttacttcaggcctacagaggttcaggccctgtgagataccccctctacatacaggggtttgaattaggcatttgaaatacagccatttgaaatacagcctttttgtgcaaagatatatttacttcaggcctacagaggttcaggccctgtgagataccccctctacatacaggggtttgaattaggcatttgaaatacagccatttgaaatacatcctttttgtggaaagatatatttacttcaggcctacacaggttcagaccgtgtgagatcccctctatacatacagggggtttcaattagccatttgaaatacagccatttgaaatacagcctttttgtgcaaagatatatttacttcaggcctacactgattcagggcgtgtgagatacccccctacatacaggggtttgaatcaggcatttgaaatacagccatttgaaatacagcctttttgtgcaaagatatatttacttcaggcctacacaggttcagaccgtgtgagatacccccctacatacaggggtttgaattaggcatttgaaatacagccatttgaaatacagcctttttgtgcaaagatatatttacttcaggcctacatagGTTCAGACCGTGGCTGATactcccctacatacaggggtttgaattaggcatttgaaatacagccatttgaaatacagcctttttgtttaaagatatatttacttcaggcctacacaggttcagaccatgtgagatacccccctacatacaggggtttgaattaggcatttgaaatacagccattttaaataccgccattttgtgcatagctatatttacttcaggcctacagaggttcaggccctctgagatactacctctacatacaggggtttgaattagccatttgaaatacagccaatatttaattgaggcctagtctggttcaggccgtgtgagatacaccctttacatagtgTCGTTCTtttttactattaattaaacacccatttagggcaagatcctaaattcaaaaaatatgaggagagcgtcaaataagggacgtggcccaggtcgtggtgctgctggtgcagctcctgttgcagggaaaggacgtggtcgatctgtgccagctacaagcaaaagtgaaaccccttcctcaggtgcgagtgggCGACAAAACCTGCCGCTGTATTTGGtctgggcctaatgctgctctacaaatggtgagccctgaacaagtacaggggatagtagattgggttgctgacagtggattcaGTTTCTtcatattgtctcccacccagtctcctgctgaaagaccacagttagcacctgcagcagatgtccatcagtctttcacctcacccccttgcaaatcagccaagcagtctgagccccaagtcatgcagcagtctcttctgctttttgatgactctgttagcagggtttcccagggccatccacctagccctgccccagaagtggaagagattgagtgcacggatgcccaaccacttatttttcgcAGCACcaaccatcgcagcatgtctcggatgatgacgacacacaggtgccaaatgctgtggctttctgcagtgtgcagaccgacaaggagggcaggggtgaagactaggtggaagatgatgtggaggacgatgaggtcctcaaccccacatggattcAAGGTCATGcgggtgacctgtgtagttcggaggaagaggcagtggtcacacagagccaccagcacaggagtagagggagcagggtgcaaaagcggagcggctgtcccatagacagtacgtctgctactgcccaccgcaccaagggacagagcacaccaaagccagcttgaaggagttccctggcgtggcagttcttcagacaatgtgatgacgacaagacacgagtggtttgcacgctgtggaaTCAGAGCCTgcagcgaggcataaacgttctcaacctgagcacaacctgcatgaccaggcatttaagtgcaaagcacgagctgcagtggagtagacaccttaaaaaaacaagaaaggtctctggctcttcctgctccctcttctgctgcagtcacggcttctttatccacctctggagtgacagtgccacctagcaccccacaaacagaggatctgccagcaacaccaacacctgggtcaccaagcatctccacaatgtcacacggaagcgttcagctctccatatcccaaacgctggataggaagaggaagtacccccctacccacccgcgatccctagccctgaatgccagcatttctaaattacttgcctttgaaatgctgtcattccgtatgGTGGAgagggatagttttaaaggccttatggcggtggctgtcccacagtacgtcgtgcccagccgccactacttttcagggagagccatcccttcccttcacaaccaagtaggggacaaaatcaggtgtgcactgcgcaatgccatctgtggcaaggagcacctgaccagtaagcacggtcaggcccgttatatctctataacagcacactgggtaaatgcagtcgcggctgggcctgaggcggatagcagtttggcgcatgtccttccaccaccgaggattgcagggcgcttcagtttgcctcctgttgcttcttcctcctactccgcttcctcatcctctaccagctcctctttcggtcagcgtaacaccttcatcaccaacttcagcacagccaagggtaaacgacagcaggcagttttaaaacgtatctgtttgggggacaaaccccacaccgcgcaggagctgtgtgtttgtgccagtcagcctcaagcccggcctggtggtgtgcgataatgggtgaaatctcgtagcagctctggaactagctagtttgatgcacatcccttgcctggcgcatgtgctgaatttggtggtgcagagattccttaaaaattaccccgacatgtcagagctgctgcataaagtgcaggccgtctgtgcgtgctttcggcgttctcaccctgctgctgctcgcctgtcagcgctgcagcgtaactttggccttcccgctcaccgcctcatatgtgacgtgcccacaaggtggaactccaccttgcacatgctggccagactgtgcgagcagcagcaggcgatagtggagtttcagctgcagcacgcacgggtgagtcgctcggtggatcagcactacttcaccaccaatgactgggcctccatgggagacctgtgttccttgttgcgctgtttcgagtactccaccaacatggccagtgccaataacgccgttctcagcgttactatcccacttctatgcctccttgaaaaaacgctcctggcgatgatggaagaggatgtagcacaggaggaggaggaagagggatcatttcgtagggtttccagccaaacccaaggtacacaattgtccagccagggcacagttctggaggatgaagaggtggaggatgaggagatggaggaggaggaaccatgttcacagcagggtggcacccagaccagctcatggccatcactggtgcgtggatggggggatacagaggacacagacgatacaccttccacagaggacagcttttcgttgcctctgggcagccttgcacacatgagcgattacatgctgcagtgtctccgcaacgaccgcagagtttcccacattctaacttgtgctgattacagggtgcccacgctgctggatccccgttaccgtccttaattccctcactggagcgtgatcataagatgcacgagtacaagcgcacgctggtagacacgctactggtggcattcccacctgacagcggaagcacagttgaagcacaaggcgaaggcagaggacgaggaagaggtcaccaacgcagctggggcaccgccagcacctcagaaggcagggctagcatggccgacatatggaaaagctttgtcagcacgccacaacaaccagcaccaccagctgatatggaacgtcttagcaggaggcagcatttcaccaacatggtggagcagtatgtgtgcacacgcctacacgtactgaatgacaggtctgcccccttcaacttctgggtctccaaattgggcacatggcctgagcttgccctttacgccttggaggtgctggcctgccctgcagccagtgtattatctgaacgtgtgtttagcacggcagggggcgtcatcacagacaagcgcagccgcctgtccacagccagcgtggacaagctcacgttcattaaaatgaaccagacttggatcccacaagacttgtctgtaccttgtgcagaatagacatttataccaccatcaaacatacattcttgttcTCAAgttaagtgcaatgattctttgttttatttttattttatttgccacaatattttgggggctacctaccccaataaaaaataataaaaaacattgttggctacctcctcctcctccattgctgccttcacctacaacaccacattcaccgcctcctcaacctctgactccatatccacctccttctctgagttgcaggttaataatttgtaatttttagttattttattttaagttatttccctatccacatttgtttgcagagcaattgCCCattttaagcacattttactgccttttacatccctctagccttttcaaggactattttctagccattttaatgcaaaaaagtgccaattttagtgccctaaattgaaaaaaaatcttattttaaatTGTCGGGtaccattttaccatttttggcgtatacaaacccctgctgtgcctgggtgacaggggcctaaatctctcaaaatcctctgttgtattgctgggtgacaagaacccccttttgccgtgaatgaacccctgctgtgcctgggtgacatgggcctaaatctctcaaaatcctctgttctattgctgggtgacaagatcccccttttgccgtgaatgaacccctgctgtgcctgggtgacagtagcctaaatctctcaaaatcgtctgttgtattgctgggtgacaagaacccccttttgccatgaatgaacccctgctgtgcctgggtgacaggggcctaaatctctcaaaatcgtctgttgtattgctgggtgacatgaacccccttttgccgtgaatgaacccctgctgtgcctgggtgacaggggcctaaatctctcaaaatcctctgttgtattgctgggtgacatgaacctccttttgccgtgaatgaacccctgctgtgcctgggtgacaggggacaaaaatctctcaaaatcgtctgttgtattgctgggtgacaagaacccccttttgctgtgaatgaacccctgctgtgcctgggtgacaggggccaaaatctctcaaaatcctctgttgtattgctgggtgacaagaacccacttttgccgtgaatgaacccctgctgtgcctggatgacaagggcctaaatctctcaaaatcgtatgttctattgctgggtgacatgaaccccctttcgcagtgaatgaacccctgctcagcattgctgacagggaacaaaatttagtgaaaacatctgttactgatcggaagatgcgtgactacaagcgcacgctggtggcattcccacctgacagcgggggtacagtggaagcacaaggcgaaggcagaggaggaggaagaggtcgccaatgcagctggggcaccgccagcacctgagaaggcagggttagcatggccaaaatgtggaaaagctttgtcagccttggaggtgctgacctgccctgcagccagtgtatagtgtgaacgtgtgtttagcacagcagaaagcattatcacaggccgcagccaatgtggacaagcttacgtttattaaaatgaaccaggcatggatcccacaggacttgcctcaaccatccattcttgtactcaagtgcacttattctttgttttattttgttatatgtcccaatattttggggataccccaatttaaaaataaaaaataacacaaattagtgttggctacctattcctccttcaccggcgcttccacctacaccgccggttcgggatcaagttcgggtcaagttcggatcccgaacccgaacttttttttcaagttcggccgaactcgtcgaacccgaacatccaggtgtccactcaactctaatcattggcctaggaagaacATTTTGGAATAGCAGATCGGAAAGGGTCCTGGGAGTCAGATACCCACtgttctaatattgatgactaggaatgagcgaatttgcataaaactttgtttcaatattgTACGGCGTGAGCACTTCGtacggtattagaatgtattgactctGATGAGCTGAagctattactttgcgaagtcttgcgagactttgcataataacttaagaaattgatttatactgtaaaaaaacatttcccgaactcggattcagttccaaggtaccacttggaaccctCAGGGCAGTCATTTTATAGCGATCTGGGCATTAACCCAAAAGTCTCTTTATAGACCATTATTTATTAAAAAGTCTTAAGATTGACATTATCAAATCCTTTACATTCAAACTTAAACACAAACCTAAAACActtttataacaaaaaaagataaaacaaacCTTTAGTCTCTAAGCCTTATAGCTGGTCATCTCGCTTTCTATACCATTTAGTTATAAAGCTATTTCATTGAGTAGATTACTTCTATCAATTAGCTACTACTCGCACTCATTCATTCTTGGTCACGTGATACAAATCCACCAATTATCTCCCCACCCTAGTATTCAATCAATGAATTTGTAAACGCATACCCTCAAAATTTCCACGGTCACATTGTTTGACTTCTCCAATCACCTTTAGACTCGATTCATTTTCAATCCACCCCTGATCTCATGATTTTAAACTACCAAAAGAGACCCCTTATTCTCTCCCTCACTATGTCTTGCACTATCCCACTATACCTATACTAATGCAGgtctctatttatctattatacaTGCTTTTATATCAAACTCCACATTGAGTCCACCTGGTTGCAGCGTACCCAGCCGGTAAATCCACTCTACTTCTCCCTTTTTAGCTACCAGATCTTCCCCTCTCCACTTACTCTGGACAAGTTCTAACCCAATGAATCTCGGGCCCTCTGGATTTTTATTATGCACTTTTTTTAAAGTGTGCTGACACACTATGTGTCTCTAATCCTTTCTTGATATTTCGGATATGCTCTTGCACCCTCGTTTTTAGTTTCTTCATTGTCcgtcctacatactggaggccacatgggcacttcAGCGTGTATACGACCCCCCATATGCTCATATTTTCAGTGAATCGCAGGTTCAACCGATCACCCTTGCATATCAGTAGgcaatcatctatatatcttttcCAAAAAACAAGTCCACCCTCGCTGTCTTTAGCGCACATTTTTGGATCAATAAAGCCCAGAAGGTCTTAGGTGGCAATTACCCCTGAGTTCAGAAGATGAAATAGATTTGGAcgagtgtgttcaataaaaacatggtaacatttaattatttgtgtgttatgtgtgttttatgaccaatttgtgcagaaatccatatcattccaaagggttcacatactttttcttgcaactgtatatgattTCTAATCCCAGACAAGTTTCAGCTGGAGATGATACAAATGGAATCATTCATACTGGCTTAtgagaaaaatcattttttccagGGTACTTTGATTGATTTTATTGTTTAATTTATCCTGTCTTGTATTTTACCAGGTGTATGTTCCAATTTGTATTTTATCAGGTGTATGATCCCGTTTTATGGTCTATATATGTATTGTATTTGAATAAATTGTTTTCATATCTATTACCTActccagaaggtggtgtgcctgctcATTTGCTTGTTTATTACCTTTATTTTACTGGGTGGGTGACCGAGTGAGCAGTGACCCCACCGTTACCCATCCGTCCAGGTGTTGAGCCTCCCATCTGTGCACTTGTTTTCCATATATTTTCACCTTTTTGGGATGTGCTCCACCAAGATGGTGGATATCTGGAGTTGTGTAGAAGATAAACGCAAGAAAGTGGGGAGGGATTTATTTTCATTAATAGTGACATGAGACATGTAGAAGATAGGACTATGTCCGTATCCTTTAAAACAACGATAGGAGATTAAGTCACAAAATTATTATATTACAAGTCAAAAAATTCCGAAGGGATTGAGTATTATAAAACATCCAGCACAGGACCTCTGCTGTGAAGATTTCGACAGGGAGTGGGAGTCCCTGTTGAAAATATAATCCATGGCAATGATCCAATTGATAATAAAACGTAGAACTCAGATTCTAGATGATATTAATCAACAAATTGAGACAATGAAAGTTACTATTGAGAAATTTCCCCACAATGAGGAGTATGATTTATGGCATGTATCTGTAAGAGCCTAGATACCCTAGAACAGGAAATTATTTCCAAaaagacaacaacaaaaaaatcacaaTGGGAATGACAATATACAAAAGGGAAATAAGAAACAAAATTTACACA
This portion of the Bufo gargarizans isolate SCDJY-AF-19 chromosome 1, ASM1485885v1, whole genome shotgun sequence genome encodes:
- the LOC122935784 gene encoding avidin-like isoform X2, translating into MKATSVLAVLLSCVTICAATKCSLTGQWKNDLGSNMTISAISEKGEFSGAYLTSVSATNETILTSPLIGYQQLNGSPSFGFTVKWSFSSSISVFTGQCFINETGQPILQTAWLLRSESGDIKDNWLQTSVGFNIFYKLPSERF
- the LOC122935784 gene encoding avidin-like isoform X1, whose protein sequence is MKATSVLAVLLSCVTICAATKGEKSCSSDGVTQLPCSSQFSALLACSLTGQWKNDLGSNMTISAISEKGEFSGAYLTSVSATNETILTSPLIGYQQLNGSPSFGFTVKWSFSSSISVFTGQCFINETGQPILQTAWLLRSESGDIKDNWLQTSVGFNIFYKLPSERF